In Telopea speciosissima isolate NSW1024214 ecotype Mountain lineage chromosome 10, Tspe_v1, whole genome shotgun sequence, the DNA window TTGTATCTCTGAATTTACGAGCTTTTCTTGAATGAATAATTAAGCATtttcatacccaaaaaaaagtgtctcaatgacacctctataaatgtatttagaacttgacacctttcaaataccctttattttattcttaaaagtttTTTAAGAAAGGAATATAAAAGGATTCAAAAATAAGCTGAAAATGATAAATATTATCTTTATTGAAAAAAAGTGTTATATTAAAAGTGTAAAACAGTAATATTATAAATCATTTGACACAtatatttatgttctttttgtTGAAAATAGAGAGAATAAGAGAGATCGGATGGATCAAATTATATTTTAAGAGATACAATTGTCCAACAAAGAAAACTCATGTCATTGTCATTAGAACAGATATGTGCTCTCAAAGAGACACCCCTATCCAAAGAGAGACtctaggaaaacaaaaaaaattttaaaatgatgGATAAGAGGATAGAAGACCACATGTGCATCTGCCCACCTAGCCTGGCCTTGTCTTGCCACACTTCACCTTGCCAAGGCCTACAACCTTGGCCTGAGCAAGCATGTGAAAGATCACCTAGAACCCCATAAGCATAAGAAGAGATAGTGGTACTCCTCACATGGTCACTACATACCTATGTAATTACCACTCCTCCAAATTTGTTCAAGCTGCAATTTACCAAGGTACTAACTTCTTCTATCCAAGATCTAAATCTGCAGGATTGTAATGCATCGTTCACCGTATTCAGAAGCGTCTATCTGTTTGGAAAGCAAATATGTTGCCTTATGATGGACGTAGATTTTAACTCAATCTGTTCTAATTGCTATTCCTGCTTATCGTATGACCTATTTTGCTTTCCTTGTTAAAATTTGTCGAAATTTTGATTCTATTTGCCTAGGGTTCTGAAATGGAAACAAAGAGGGAGGTAGAAACTCTATTTAATCTCCTTGAACATAGTCTGTTCTCCTAAAAATATGAGTAACCTGAGGTTGAGAGATGATCCTACACAAAAATATAGTCCTCTTATTAAAACTAGGATGGAGATTGTTAAATGATGAATCGTCACTCTGAGCCAAGACCTTGCGATCTAAATATTTTTACAACAGaaccattttttttatcaaaaaatcaTTGCTAAAAGGGGCTCTTGTACTTGGAATAGTGTTGCAAACATTATCACTCTTCTCAAACGCATGgtttcctaaaaaaaattaagaatggtCTAAACacctttttttgaaaataatctCTGGCTCCCTCCTCTCATTATGAATGATTTTCCCCATGTTCAACTCAACCATGACCCTCGGGCCAAGGTTAGCGACCTTGCTTCTCCACTTCTTGGAACATTACTACCTTATCTCAGCTCCTACCTCCGTCCTCTTGTTATGAAATAATAAAGACTTCCCTGCCATTCCAATCCTTGGATTGATGGTGGTGTACTCTTTCCAACTCTGGACAATTCACTACCAAATTGGCAGCTAAATTCATTTTGAAAGAAACATACCCTCCACCACCTCACTATAAcagattgattttttttcaactcaTCCTCCAAATGGTGGTGTTTATTTTGGAAGCTTGGTATTCACCCCAAATTCCAATTACATCTATGGCCAATGATTCGCCAGGTTGTCTCTTGCATGCCCATGGATTCAGCAGTAGTTCAAAAGGTTGTCCTATTCGAGAATCTCTGGATCTATGCTTATTTTCAACTCCCCGAAGCATTTCGTCGCTTACTACGCCCTTCCTCGTCTCTGGGTGCCTAGGTATCCACCGTAAGCCTTTCCTCGTTTGAACTTCGTCGTTAACTTTAAGGTTATGTCATCCTAAGGTGTTGCTAAATGGAAGGTTCTTATCAACGTCCATGAATGATAAATCATAGATCGAACTGTCGAATCGAAAAAATTGGGTGCTATCATATTCCTTTGTATCGGCAAAGTTCACAAGCTGGAGATAAGCGGACTCGAGCCGCTGACATCCGCCACAGGGTAAACCACTGCTTCTCATTCCTCCCCGACTAATTCTACCATAGAGGCCAATGATAGACAATAACTCCCCCCTCCCTCCGAACACTGCTTACAATTTTCATCATACTATGCTCTTCAAAGAGCAACTCTTCTCAAAATCTCAAAAGGTGTTGAGTTGTAATCCCATTCTAAGGATTCTTGTGGTTCCGGGGAATCCAACTACAGGAGAACCAGGAACGGAGAGCTTCCCCCCTTTTTTCGCCCGACTCTTTGGTCTTAAGAATGTTGGTTTTAAGAATGAGTGATTGCCCCTCTCCGACCCTTACTGCCCAACTTGAGAGCAGACAACTAATGTGTTCCACTTATTGAACAGAGTTCTATGGTCAGTCTATGACCCCTAAATGCCGAAGGCATCCTTGGGATGATCTCATAGTTCCTACGGGGTGGTGACGATGGGGTCGGTCCATGGATTCTCCTTCCTTTTGCCGCATTTCTCTCAAAGGGTTGAAGGGAGATAGTGCATCAAGCTGTTCGCAAGGGCCAACTTGATTCTCTTCCCCAGGGATCCCAGATGAGGGAACCCTAGGAGAGCCGCCTATTCCACCTACCGTCCATGTACGATCCATACTAGATTTGACCAACTGCCAACCTACCTCCTCTACATTCTTGACAACCCATCTTTGTCTCAGTGGAGTCTTTGAGTGGCATGTTTCAGTCCTCTTCCCCATTACTTAGAAAAAGTGAGCCACCGATTCAGGTACAAGATACTATCACTAATGCCTGGACAATTAGACTCACAAAGGACTCCCTGTTTGGGCCATTCTGGACTAATGGATCAACTTGCATACATTCTGTCCTTTCTATAAATCCAATCAAGAAATAATTTGGCATATTATTTTTACTTGTAACTTCTCTAAAAGAATCTGGGCTGCTAGTCCTTTGGGGTTGAGAATAgaccctttattttttctttcagttaGAATATTTTCTTACTAatctttttatttccttatcCCCTCTAATCTAACTTGAAAATCCTGGATTTACAACGTGATCTCCATCACTTTCTATTTGATATGGAACTACAAGAATCAAGTTgttattttgaatattttttccTAATCCAAAGCAAATCTTTGACAATATCAACCGATGGATTGTTGACTTGAGACTATCCCCTTTCAATAATGAGGATTGCTCCTCTTTACTCACTCATAGTGGTATATCTAATCTCTCTTATTCAAATCTTGAGGTTCTTTCATTAGCACAACCTATTTTCATTTGTGCAGGACAATCTAACAGCTCCTTAAACAACTCTGAATGGGCTTTTGACTTTTTGTTtcaatgttttttgttttgatagagTCAGATAATATTTTAACAAACAATTCTATTGAGGCTGAAGCTAGAGGCCTTTCTTAAGGGTTTAAAAGTGGCTTTTAACTTAGGATGGACTAATATTAATATTTGAAATGCTTCTACTCATCCTTTGCCTTGGAGCTCCACTCATATTCTCTCACCCCTATAGTTTTAAACTTTTACGTCTATCACccttgaaattttcaaaattacatCCATACCTCTAAGTGCTAACTTTGtcagttttaatttaaaaagacaattttaccctttataTTTGTTAAACTCaccattaagggtattatgggcaAATATGGAATGAGGTGCTATTAAGGATATTATGGGCATTTAGATAAAATTgggcgatgacatcatcacttaactatGCTAATCTGACGATAGGGGTACGGTTGTAAGAATATTTTACAATACAGAGAAAGTttttgaaatagatgaaattttaAGGATGATAGACGTAATAGTTTGAAACTACAGGGGTGATAAACAtaaatttcccttaaaaaaaatttcctcctaTGGGTCGCCTTGAAACAAAGGGTTCTAGATTCAACTCTTATGGGGTACAAAAAATGGAATAAACCAAGATAACCAAGGTTTGTATGTGAATCTTTATCTTTTGGACCCAGTTTCTCTTCACCATTGTGATAACCTTATTAGCAAGAAGGAAGGGTATTATCTACCATATAAAATAGGGAGTGGAGAAGTGATTCTTCCTTTTCcacaggtgaaggaaaactttcgtCTGCTTTTTTACATTCACATTAAAACAACAGATGTCATTTAGAAACATTCCTCGTTAAATTTGAATTGTTGGTTAGATCGAGATCAGCCTCGATTAGCCACATTCCAAATTTGACATTCAAACTCAACCATATGACCCATTTTCTAGTGAACTTTTACATATTTTCACTTCATTACTCTGCTCATAAATTTAGGGTTCGAAATTGAATCAGAAGTATCAACCAAATTGACCTGAAATAATATTAGCAATTTAGCATGCATCCCATGTATGCCCATGCACTACTCCAACCATTATAAGTATCTCCAATTTCAATGCTTCATCTGTCATTTGGCAAACTCAGTAATGTCAGAAAAGAAATGCAAATAACTAAGACTGTTTAATAATATATCGTGTGTTAGTTCCATATGTTAAGCCCTAAATGATGTTCCCTTCAAGCTGCAATTTGTCAGTTTACACACAACATAAATTCTTTTACTTGGTACACTTAAACATATCTCAATCAGCACCATTACAGCAGCCAAATCAGCAAAATTTAATCTTCCCTTAGACTTTTCTTCATACGCACCTTAAAATATGATCCGAACATCACAAGGCTGAGCTTGTCTCCTCAAAAATAGCAGAATCATTGTGACCAGCAGCCTCATGTCACCATTAACTGAACATGACAAAGCTAGCCCAAGTGGTCCAGTGCTGTACAGTTGGCTCAATGACCATACTCAAGAGAGTAGATAGAATCGATAAGAAACCAAGGCTGAAATCTGTTCTCTTACAATTATATACAGATCTGCATTCGGATGAACAGATCTTTATCAACAAGCTTCAGACCCCAGAGGACATTCAATTGATTTCTAGTCCTTCACTCTTCCATCCTCGTTAATTCCCCATCAGTTTCAGAGGCCTTCTGAGTTTCCCCCTCTTCCATCCTCGTTAATTCCCCATCAGTTTCACTGGCCTTCTGACTTTCCCCCTCTTCCATCCTCGTTACTTCCCCATCAGTTTCAGAGGCCTTCTGACTTCCCCCCTCTTCCATCCTGGTTACTTTCCCATCAGTTTCAGAGGCCATCTGACTTCCACCTTCTTCCATCCTCGTTCCTTCCCCATCATTTTCAGAGGCAATCTGACTTTCCCCCTCTGAAATACTGTTGTGTGGAAATTTCCCATTTTGATGATTCACAGATCCATAATCCTGATCTTCGCCATCTTCATTTGCACCAATAGGCCCGTCATTGTCCACTGTAATGTTCTGATTAGTATCATGTCCATTGTGTTCACCAAAGGCTGTAGATTCGTGTCCTGAATAGTATTGGTTATAGTTGTAGCTCATGATTCGTGCCTGGCATCAATAAGCATACAAGTCATAACAGTCAAGACCTACCTCTTAAAGATCAAATGATTCAACCAAATCTAGTCACAATTAACCCCTCAGGTATTCAGAGAAAGATAAATGTACCTAGTAAAAGAGGTTGCTTACCTGATGGAACTGATGCATTTGAAAATTAACAAGATTAGCCATCTCCTCAATGCCTCCAATGAAATGGATCCTACCAGTATCTCCCACAAGACGTTCCGTATAAGGAGTAACCTCATCCAAATTTAGGGTAAGGCGATCAGGTCTCTTCAACAGAAGCTGAAATGTAGGTTGTAGTTCATAACACTGTTCAAATAGAGAACGACGGCAAAACACGTACACCCCTAGTCGTGCTCGAGACATAGCAACAACCAATCTTCTAACATCGCGAAGGTGGCCCACAAAGCGTGTACGAACAAGGGACAATAAAATAAAGTCATTTTGCTGACCTTGGAACTTATCAACAGTGGTAACCTGTCATGgtagaaaagaatgaaagagtCAATAATGGTAACATGAAAGTAAGGCAGGGTATAACGAGGGGAACAAAGCAGCAAATGGATCAGAATGTAAGGTTCCAAAAGAATACGAGGAATGTGGGAGTAAGAAGTTTGCACATTCACTTGTCCCAAGTCCTGACACAAACTGCACCTGAATAGGAGGTCATGCCATTCGACGGGTCCCACATAAGCCTTGTCTACATTTGACCTGATCATATGGATCTAACcctagagggcgggccttggtgcaacggtaaaggttgctccattgtgaccaagtgatcatgggttcgagtctggaaacagcctctctgcgaaaacaggggtaaggctgcatacattatgaccctcctcagaccttCCTTATATGGATCCAACCCTCTAATCCATAGGACGTTCCTCGCCCACTGCATAGAAGACTATGACTACCATAACCCAGACGGTTAGGAGTTGAGGACCATTCAATCAGGACTACATTTTGGCCAGAAGAATTCTTAGTCAGACATTGAATGGTCACTCCCAACTACAAATATACGCTTAACGCCCACAGAAAGTTCAATTTGGAGGAAATTTGAACCACAACCTCCTAACATAAGCAATCCTtttcaaattaaccatgtgaaGTAGAATTAAGATTTACATGGTAACTTACCTTACTAGGTGGACCAATAAAGTCATACGGAACACACCGTCTATTGATGACATCACGAATCAGAAGTTTCTGGCCATTATAAGTGGTCAAGATGGAAATCTTATTGGCAGGGTACCCAAGTAGACGCATGTACATATATACACTGACAATATATTCTGCCTCCCCTTCATTTTGATAAAACCAAGGCGACGGGGCACTCTCACCTTTCCCATGATAATCTGGAACATCTACTAGCTGATAATCATAGCAGAATCCAACATTAGCTTTATGGAAGATAGCATGCTCCCGAACATATGGAAGATCCCCCAGATCTCGGTACCTCCAATTGTAAAGCTTGGCTATACTTGGCCTGGCTCTTCCCTGGGCATTGAGCTCAATGTAAGGAATTCCAAGACGAACAAATCTTGTAAACAGGCTTTGATCCATGTGGCTGTATTTCTGAAAAGCCATGTTCTTCACAACAGGGGGCAACTGGTGATGATCACCAATCAGTATGCAGCGTTTTAGTCGTGCATAGCCATCTTCCTGCCTTTGGAGCAACATAGGGATGAAGGTCTCTATTTCCAAGATCTGCGCACTTTCTTCCATAAGCAAGTTGTCATATTTAAACCCCAACTGAAGGAAGTCCTTCCTCTTAAGAGCTGCATGAGTACAAGTCATGGCAACAATCTTTGCCTGCTTAGTCATCAAGTAATTTGCCCGATCAGCTGTTGACTTCAACAATTCAAATGCCCTACATTCTTCCAATTCCTGGAACATGGTTTTAAGATGACGAAAGCATCCTTTGGCCGCACGCATGTCTTTCTCAAAGGACTGACCTGTAAAAACAGGCTCTGGTGTGTTGGAGAAGAACTCCTTAAAGGGAAAGCAGCCTTTAACAAATGCCGGATTATCTTGATTCTTCTCACAAGCAGCAAGAAATTGCTCCCAGCGTGAGTAGACCTGCATCAACCAGAAGTATCCAGCAGTTTCACAAGTGTAGCCTACATCCTCTGGCAGTTGAAGAGTTCTAGCAAGCCTCTCTACTTCATCAAGCAATTCTAAGCGTCGCACAAGCATTGCATTTACACGACCCTGACGGCTGAAGTCAAGATCAGTTGCTAGTTCCTGTTCACCTTGACCCAGGCGGAGAAGGTATCGAGCAGGCACATCTCTCTGGCACGAACAAGAGGCATTCACCAAAAGGttaagaggaagaaaaagtcTCTACATAATGAACCAATTGTCTAGAGAATCATTTCCGAAGCTtcaacaagaaacaaaaatgtatCAACCCAGCCAGCAACAGAATAAAAAAGCTCTAGCAGTCCCAATACAGGGCtaacctaaaataaaaaaagccgCAAACCAATGACAAGAAGCAAAAAATACAGTGAATGTGCAAATTTTAACTGGATTCCTCACATCAAATGTCCCAGCCATTGTAATTTGTTAAATATCACCGTTGGAGTGTCGGGTTAAATCATCCCCCTAGGAACAAACTACTTGATCAAGTTGGTTGGTCGAGGGCTTACTGGCATAGAAGGTATAGCAAGCCTACATTATAGTTGTCAAGACgactaggagacctaaggtgttggagggggtgCTTAGGTGACAAGGGGTCTGCCTAGGCATCAGCTAGGCACCCTAGGCGTGCATTAATGACTATATGTAATATTAAAATGATGATTTTATGCAATTATGTTTATATgtaacatagaagccatatcaatgcaatataatataattatgctagtaatggcctaatatgagaaaaccaacttataataaacaaagcatagttatctaatataagcatattcatcaaaaacacaaagcaataaatataaatcaacCTAAACCCTCGAAGTGTCACCAAAGAGTATTGTCACCTTGGAATCAGTAAagagcctggatgcctaggcgacgtcttgacaactatggcctaCATATACTAAGCCGCAGACTACTGATTAGTCAATAAAGCAGCTACCTGAGCTTGTTTCATACTTCGCATGCATGCAGGAGGTACTTAGTCAATCTGTGAGTCTCTGTATATTTGGGAacagaagaaaaggaggaatcTAGGTGATTTTGAAATCCCTCAATCTAATAAAAGTAGATTGATTCTGAATGGCCTAGTATTCCTTCTAGAATGCTGTTGGCTTATATAATCAACAGTTGAAAGGAGAAAGGACAGGAGAGGAAACAGCCGACAGTGTGTATGTAAAATAAACAACTATATTATATTTCCTTCAGTTTCTCTGTTCAGCAGGCAGAAGAGATAGCCCATTGGTTAGCAAGTAATTGATTAGACACGTTGACTCTAGCAAATTTCTAACAAGACCATACTGGTGGCAATCAGAAAAACCAAACTTCAACCAACAATTTCTTTTATGAATCGTAAAGAAAATGATCACCAATGAAGTTCATACCTGCATTATCTTCTCAAACAGGTCATTCAAAGCCTGGTTTGAATGAGTAATTATCAACGTCCTCTGAGAAGGACAATTATGATACAGAACATTCAAGATCTGGACAGCTGTATCAGTCTTTCCCGTACCAGGTGGACCCACAACCATTGTAAGCCCTGGTTGAACACCGGAGATGATAGCTCCAGTCTGTAAGATAGAGACATCAAGACCAGAAATCAGATCCAGAAAGATTTTGAAATTCAAGTAGATATGATTCAAATATCATGGACAATGTGTTGCATCCGCCTTCCATTCTATAAGCATTTTTGCTAGACTACAACACCCACGAAAGTTGAAGATAAAGCTTACGAGAATAGGAGAAGAAACGTGTCTTAACTCTTCACATAAGATGaaaatcattttcttctttctttattaatatttatttaatcaaGATGCAGAAAATGAGCAATTTTACTAAATTAGAAACAACATTCTTCCTTTTGTTGGTAAGCTTACCAATTAGTGACCAGACTTCTCAAGTTCCTGTATTATTCTGTATAACAAACCCTAAGCAGAAATAGACTTTCCTCGAAGTAGGGAACTAAGTGTGCAAGAATTATCTGTTGACAGTTCTTACATGGAGGAGCTTGCTCAATGGTGTACTAGTATACTCAGGAAAAAATAGCAGTATAGCACCACAAACACAATGACTATAATCAGATAGCAAACCTCTTGATGCAGGAGCATCTTTATTGTGATACTGTTACTTTTTCGTTTTCAATTAACTTGTTTTTAACCACTTTTAGTAATGCAGGTTTTACTATTTATAGTAAGTACAATGTTTACTATCTCTACAAAGCTTCTGTTTGAGTCATATTGGAAATATAAGTCAAAAGTCCTAGTAGtccatttcttttcctttcccatTTGATTAGGATTGGTTATTTGGAGCACTTCTATTAGAAAGTCAAAGTCCAAATACATGAGTttgagaaagaaattgaaaggCAGCTTAGTATGGTCTAGATATAGCAAATCTGTACTACTACAATTTTTTGTGGGTTCTCATTTGAATAATAGAGGGGTTCAAGTTTATttggtttcttttccttttccaagCAGGATTAGGATTTGTTATTAGGCTCTCTATTATCTGAAAGTGAAATTCCAAGTAGAAGTCTTCCAGgaacttttttaagtttggctAGGATTTGGAACAAGGCAGCATAGTTATGGTTCCTATACAGCCATGTCACTCAAAACTTTTTAATATAGTTAATAGCATGGTTCTCTACCGATAGATTAATGATCAACCCTATTCAGGGATTTAGGCATCGGCATCATATTGGCTGATACCAGACCGATActgatgtagtcctagattggtaggagaccaactaggagccagtcaaccaggatctgttatgaacaggtgaattggctaggtcaaaatagggtttttggtgaaaaattagggttagggtttggatcgaatACTATAGGGGCTGGTGTGGAGAGTTTGAActaaaaaaggagggatttgctggctggtttggtctgggcagaatttaggttatgggaatTGTTTAGTGATGGAgggatgttgtggtttgaatggggtaatgggaaaacagcttggttcgagtattccaattgggtaggagaatactcgatccaattatATAAAGTGTAATTAgctgaatggtttgttaagaattttgggGGATGGGATGGTTTCAAgagatgggtgggaaaattagggttttggggaggtttggaggattaggagaagaatgggtattgatgggatgattcaaacttactgttgttgcaagggcagctcagttggttagaggatcttgaataattcttgagttttgattttgaaattgaaggaGATCTTTAAAGAACtggaaggagagcttcaaaagaaccactcagacttcacaccacaaggtgtcgattagatcaaacaccaatcccaccaatgaATCACCCGGCCTTCCCAatgcaaggtgtcaatcggatcaaacaccgatcccaccagccttgatcaaacacaagacaaaaatcttcaataaagaagaagagcaacaaaagctttcattaatatcaaaattcgtgttcgatgtttgccccccttacaaccttatataaaagactcaaaaatagactcctacactattAGGcgtaacccaatccttaacctattaggtaacttagattgactaggaaactgaaatagattcaaaacagagtcctaatccaacccaacttaaatacttaaaagaaaactaccaaaatcacttaaattgaaccattggttgaaccggttcaatttatgaacaaaaacaccaaaataaaactaagtatggaactaaaacaactaatcccatatgcaacctaaCTACCCATAGTttaagcccataaaagtggcctattacattgaaaacccatggggatcaaaggcccaacatgtacacaacccaaccctagatttattcctaataaaagaagcctagtttggtgataaatctgaaTCAGATACTGTATCAGTGAATCGGATAAAAAGCAaagattttaggtttaaaaaaaaagtgttttttgATCTGGAATCGGCTCGATATGGCCAACTATTATCGGTATCGACTGAGACCGATACGAGTCctgataccgattactaaatccCTGACCCTACTTCTGAGTTGTcctttatctatttttgttctcccccccccccctctctctcccctttccaATTTATGCAATTTTGGTTTACAACTTCTACAGAACCTAGTGGAGTACATGACCTGCAGCATATCAAACTGTGCTGCATTACCTCCATGTGACAAAACTTGCATGGGTTGAGTTCTTCGTTTTCTATTCCTGGTTTTTTTTAGGATTTATGGTTGACACTTCCTCAACCAGTACAAAGGCAAGTTCAGACCACAACCAAAAGAGATTTGAAATACTGACTGCAAGCGCCAGAATGCCAGACCAAGCGCTTACAGAGTGAAATCAGTTACATAAGTCCACCTAAAAGTTGAGAGACACTGATCATCCAATAAGCCAGCAAATTTCATTTCAAGGGAAAACAATATTGTTGCCAATTTTGTGGAGTTAAATTTGGCAATAAATGGATAAATGTAGTCCAGAAGTATAAGGCATTTAAGATCAGATTGGTTAGGATCAATATCAATCTGGATCAGTCTTGGTTGGTGGTGGTCAATACTGATATGGAAAGGCAGGTCTGCCTGATCCAATACTAGTAGCCTGATAATTGAAAACATGACTGCCATAAAATCAACTCAACTTGTAGTGAGCTATTTAATTGGCACTTGTTCTGTGCAGTtcaattgaaatgaaaatttccaaaaaattgTTCAATCATACAATATCTTGGAAAGCCAAAGATAATTAGACTGATAGAAATTAGGTTTGCTCACAGTTGTCCTCCATTAGAAGATCAACATCAATGCATTTCAATgattacaaaaaacaaaaattgatcTAGTACCTGTGTTGGAGTAAACCTGACAGAGTTCTGTTTTGGCTTATCTTGGGGATAAGGACCTGGGTCAGGAGGGACATATGCCTCAACAGTAAGTCGTTCTCGTTCCAAAGATACATCCACCCTATTGCTGTCATCCATTGTAGACGTAGTAGACTTCTTGTTTCCTGGTAGAGCATGAGAACTGCCTTTCATTGCCTTGGGCAGTTTAATTCTAAAGGGAGGTTCAGGATGCAACTTCTCAGTGCCATCTGGATTTACAAAGGAGACCTATAATAAAGAAgcatattaaattaaatgtttAATATATGCAAAGTAGCGAATAATATTAGCATAAATCCCATTAGTTCACAATATCAGGAAGCATAGAATTACCTCATAATCTGTAAAGCTATCCCTCAAATGGTCTGCATCTAGAAAAGTATCTTTGAAATCCACTGTCTCTAGAAGATCAGACATATTTGTCCACTGTGCCGCTGAAGGATTTCCATAACCCAAAAATATGTTATGCAACCATTCAGGAACAATGCAAGTTTCATTCATAAGGTCTCTAATGGACTCCAAAATTGCTTTGAAATTGTTTTCCTTGGGTTTCCTCCTCATTAGTATATTAAATGTCCCATAAACATCCTCTGCACCTTTCTCTGCAATGTCACTGACATCCATGTGGTACTGTGCTGTATCAAGTGCAATAGTTACAGTTCGCAGTTCCCCTTTAGGAGGCTTCCACTCATCTCTTTTAATACGCCCAGTAAAATCATTCATGAGAGTTCCCTCCTCATCACAAATTTCAATAATTTCACATCCACGTACATATTGAAGTCCAAGCTTTTCAGGGACTGTTGACTTTGCAGCCTCCCCAGCACTAAGAGGCTCAAAAGAAGGACGTATAGAAAGTAAAAATAAGACATCATGCTCTTTAAGGGCATTCCATTCAGATCTTATTTGTGCTCTATAACTGGAAATGCTGAATGTAACCTTTGCTGTCACACATGATGGCTTGACTTCTCCAATATTTGGCTGACCTACCTCAGTAATCTTAAATTCCTTGATGGGCACTGCCATCCTTGACCAACCACGAAAAGAAGATTCTCCTTCATTATTAATGTACGCAAGAAGGTGGGGCACAGCTTCCTGAATATCCTCACGAATTTCATACGTTGACTCCAGACGGAAAAGATTGAAATTTCTCAGCAAATAA includes these proteins:
- the LOC122641901 gene encoding RNA helicase aquarius isoform X1 — protein: MPKVYGTGAYDFKRHRVAEYPVELAPDIPERAPEQKPGTNLSNSVTLLEIQRDRLTKIAAENWSKGAGDPSKRAPFNPELVKEIYETELLVKGGLKPVPLQRVMILEVSQYLENYLWPNFDPETATFEHVMSMILMINEKFRENVAPWTCFYDRRDVFKGFLERVLRLKEQEKASSIAEKTNYLLFMINAFQSLEDEIVSETVLKLASLKSWHSLSFGRFQMELCRHNDLVKKWKRMIKKEAKQAKEQGEIFDPSNILEVKFLRNLIEEFLEILDSKVFSDKQCGNNDDQIVDSNTFGHFDDACLLYCERFMEFLIDLLSQLPTRRYLRAVVADVAVVAKCHLSALYTHEKGRLFAQLVDLLQFYEGFEIDDHVGTQLDDDEVLRTHYSCFQAFQLLAFKKIPKLRDLALANIGAINKRADLSKKLSVLSPEELKDLLCNKLKLVSKDDPWAERTDFLIEVMVSSFEKRQSQKEAINALPLYPNEQIMWNESLVPSINYSGEGCLALPKLNLQFLTLHDYLLRNFNLFRLESTYEIREDIQEAVPHLLAYINNEGESSFRGWSRMAVPIKEFKITEVGQPNIGEVKPSCVTAKVTFSISSYRAQIRSEWNALKEHDVLFLLSIRPSFEPLSAGEAAKSTVPEKLGLQYVRGCEIIEICDEEGTLMNDFTGRIKRDEWKPPKGELRTVTIALDTAQYHMDVSDIAEKGAEDVYGTFNILMRRKPKENNFKAILESIRDLMNETCIVPEWLHNIFLGYGNPSAAQWTNMSDLLETVDFKDTFLDADHLRDSFTDYEVSFVNPDGTEKLHPEPPFRIKLPKAMKGSSHALPGNKKSTTSTMDDSNRVDVSLERERLTVEAYVPPDPGPYPQDKPKQNSVRFTPTQTGAIISGVQPGLTMVVGPPGTGKTDTAVQILNVLYHNCPSQRTLIITHSNQALNDLFEKIMQRDVPARYLLRLGQGEQELATDLDFSRQGRVNAMLVRRLELLDEVERLARTLQLPEDVGYTCETAGYFWLMQVYSRWEQFLAACEKNQDNPAFVKGCFPFKEFFSNTPEPVFTGQSFEKDMRAAKGCFRHLKTMFQELEECRAFELLKSTADRANYLMTKQAKIVAMTCTHAALKRKDFLQLGFKYDNLLMEESAQILEIETFIPMLLQRQEDGYARLKRCILIGDHHQLPPVVKNMAFQKYSHMDQSLFTRFVRLGIPYIELNAQGRARPSIAKLYNWRYRDLGDLPYVREHAIFHKANVGFCYDYQLVDVPDYHGKGESAPSPWFYQNEGEAEYIVSVYMYMRLLGYPANKISILTTYNGQKLLIRDVINRRCVPYDFIGPPSKVTTVDKFQGQQNDFILLSLVRTRFVGHLRDVRRLVVAMSRARLGVYVFCRRSLFEQCYELQPTFQLLLKRPDRLTLNLDEVTPYTERLVGDTGRIHFIGGIEEMANLVNFQMHQFHQARIMSYNYNQYYSGHESTAFGEHNGHDTNQNITVDNDGPIGANEDGEDQDYGSVNHQNGKFPHNSISEGESQIASENDGEGTRMEEGGSQMASETDGKVTRMEEGGSQKASETDGEVTRMEEGESQKASETDGELTRMEEGETQKASETDGELTRMEE